A region from the Sphaerodactylus townsendi isolate TG3544 linkage group LG01, MPM_Stown_v2.3, whole genome shotgun sequence genome encodes:
- the FUCA2 gene encoding plasma alpha-L-fucosidase isoform X2 produces MASPIGLSLILWLLHPWPLPQRADAAHYEPTWESLDSRPLPTWFDEVKFGIFIHWGLFSVPSFGSEWFWWYWQKEKREPYLKFMEKNYPPGFSYEDFGPLFTAEFFDADQWADILKSSGAKYVVLTSKHHEGFTLWGSKYSWSWNAVDVGPKRDIVAELASSIRNRTRLHFGLYHSLFEWFNPLFLSDASRAFKTKEFPTAKSLPELYEIVTSYQPEVLWSDGDGNAPETYWNSTGFLAWLYNESPVRDTVVTNDRWGAGTICKHGGYYTCSDRYNPGHLLPHKWENCMTIDKYSWGFRRNAELSDYLTIEELVKQLVETVSCGGNLLMNIGPTHDGYIPVIFQERLTQMGKWLSVNGEAIFSTIPWRAQNDSVTPGVWYTFKPKENILYAIFLNWPSSEFLVLGEPKGIAEMTEVKMVGYEEPLKWTSGEKGMIVALPQLPFSKLPCEWGWTLQLTGAN; encoded by the exons ATGGCTTCACCGATCGGCTTGTCACTTATTCTTTGGCTGCTGCATCCGTGGCCCCTTCCCCAGCGGGCTGACGCCGCTCATTATGAGCCTACTTGGGAGTCACTGGATTCCAGGCCGCTTCCCACGTGGTTTGACGAAGTCAAGTTTGGGATTTTTATCCACTGGGGTTTGTTCTCTGTGCCAAGCTTCGGCAGCGAATGGTTTTG GTGGTATtggcagaaagaaaagagagaacctTACCTAAAATTTATGGAGAAAAACTACCCTCCTGGATTTTCTTATGAAGATTTTGGGCCCTTGTTTACAGCAGAGTTTTTTGATGCTGACCAGTGGGCAGACATTTTGAAATCTTCAGGTGCCAAATATGTAGTCTTGACTTCGAAACACCATGAAG GTTTCACACTATGGGGATCTAAATATTCGTGGTCTTGGAATGCTGTTGATGTTGGACCAAAACGGGATATTGTGGCTGAGTTGGCTTCATCCATTAGAAACAGGACCAGGTTACACTTTGGGCTGTACCACTCACTATTTGAATGGTTCAATCCTCTCTTTCTCAGTGATGCCTCCAGAGCATTCAAAACTAAAGAATTTCCAACTGCTAAGTCACTCCCAGAGCTCTATGAGATTGTAACTTCATACCAGCCAGAGGTTCTGTGGTCAGATGGAGATGGGAATGCCCCAGAAACTTATTGGAATAGCACTGGATTCCTAGCTTGGCTTTATAATGAGAG CCCAGTTCGGGATACAGTTGTAACAAATGATCGCTGGGGAGCTGGCACTATCTGTAAACATGGAGGATATTACACTTGTTCAGATCGCTACAATCCAGGACATCTGTTGCCTCATAAGTGGGAAAACTGCATGACAATTGACAAATATTCATGGGGGTTCAGGAGGAATGCAGAGCTGAGCGATTATCTCACAATTGAAGAGCTTGTAAAG CAACTTGTAGAAACTGTGTCCTGTGGAGGAAACCTCTTGATGAACATTGGACCTACCCATGATGGTTACATTCCTGTTATTTTTCAAGAGCGCCTGACACAAATGGGGAAATGGCTGTCAGTGAATGGGGAAGCCATTTTCAGTACTATACCTTGGAGAGCACAGAATGACAGTGTTACACCAGGAGTATG GTACACTTTCAAACCAAAAGAAAATATCCTGTATGCCATTTTCCTTAACTGGCCATCTTCTGAATTTCTTGTACTTGGAGAGCCAAAAGGTATTGCTGAGATGACAGAG GTAAAAATGGTTGGATATGAAGAACCACTGAAATGGACCTCAGGAGAAAAGGGAATGATAGTGGCTCTACCTCAATTACCCTTTAGTAAATTGCCCTGTGAATGGGGTTGGACACTACAGCTGACCGGTGCAAATTAG
- the FUCA2 gene encoding plasma alpha-L-fucosidase isoform X1, with translation MASPIGLSLILWLLHPWPLPQRADAAHYEPTWESLDSRPLPTWFDEVKFGIFIHWGLFSVPSFGSEWFWWYWQKEKREPYLKFMEKNYPPGFSYEDFGPLFTAEFFDADQWADILKSSGAKYVVLTSKHHEGNLNILHSEFSSFISSFQQKQSLGFTLWGSKYSWSWNAVDVGPKRDIVAELASSIRNRTRLHFGLYHSLFEWFNPLFLSDASRAFKTKEFPTAKSLPELYEIVTSYQPEVLWSDGDGNAPETYWNSTGFLAWLYNESPVRDTVVTNDRWGAGTICKHGGYYTCSDRYNPGHLLPHKWENCMTIDKYSWGFRRNAELSDYLTIEELVKQLVETVSCGGNLLMNIGPTHDGYIPVIFQERLTQMGKWLSVNGEAIFSTIPWRAQNDSVTPGVWYTFKPKENILYAIFLNWPSSEFLVLGEPKGIAEMTEVKMVGYEEPLKWTSGEKGMIVALPQLPFSKLPCEWGWTLQLTGAN, from the exons ATGGCTTCACCGATCGGCTTGTCACTTATTCTTTGGCTGCTGCATCCGTGGCCCCTTCCCCAGCGGGCTGACGCCGCTCATTATGAGCCTACTTGGGAGTCACTGGATTCCAGGCCGCTTCCCACGTGGTTTGACGAAGTCAAGTTTGGGATTTTTATCCACTGGGGTTTGTTCTCTGTGCCAAGCTTCGGCAGCGAATGGTTTTG GTGGTATtggcagaaagaaaagagagaacctTACCTAAAATTTATGGAGAAAAACTACCCTCCTGGATTTTCTTATGAAGATTTTGGGCCCTTGTTTACAGCAGAGTTTTTTGATGCTGACCAGTGGGCAGACATTTTGAAATCTTCAGGTGCCAAATATGTAGTCTTGACTTCGAAACACCATGAAGGTAATCTGAATATACTTCATTCAGAATTCAGTAGTTTCATTTCTTCATTTCAGCAGAAGCAAAGTCTGG GTTTCACACTATGGGGATCTAAATATTCGTGGTCTTGGAATGCTGTTGATGTTGGACCAAAACGGGATATTGTGGCTGAGTTGGCTTCATCCATTAGAAACAGGACCAGGTTACACTTTGGGCTGTACCACTCACTATTTGAATGGTTCAATCCTCTCTTTCTCAGTGATGCCTCCAGAGCATTCAAAACTAAAGAATTTCCAACTGCTAAGTCACTCCCAGAGCTCTATGAGATTGTAACTTCATACCAGCCAGAGGTTCTGTGGTCAGATGGAGATGGGAATGCCCCAGAAACTTATTGGAATAGCACTGGATTCCTAGCTTGGCTTTATAATGAGAG CCCAGTTCGGGATACAGTTGTAACAAATGATCGCTGGGGAGCTGGCACTATCTGTAAACATGGAGGATATTACACTTGTTCAGATCGCTACAATCCAGGACATCTGTTGCCTCATAAGTGGGAAAACTGCATGACAATTGACAAATATTCATGGGGGTTCAGGAGGAATGCAGAGCTGAGCGATTATCTCACAATTGAAGAGCTTGTAAAG CAACTTGTAGAAACTGTGTCCTGTGGAGGAAACCTCTTGATGAACATTGGACCTACCCATGATGGTTACATTCCTGTTATTTTTCAAGAGCGCCTGACACAAATGGGGAAATGGCTGTCAGTGAATGGGGAAGCCATTTTCAGTACTATACCTTGGAGAGCACAGAATGACAGTGTTACACCAGGAGTATG GTACACTTTCAAACCAAAAGAAAATATCCTGTATGCCATTTTCCTTAACTGGCCATCTTCTGAATTTCTTGTACTTGGAGAGCCAAAAGGTATTGCTGAGATGACAGAG GTAAAAATGGTTGGATATGAAGAACCACTGAAATGGACCTCAGGAGAAAAGGGAATGATAGTGGCTCTACCTCAATTACCCTTTAGTAAATTGCCCTGTGAATGGGGTTGGACACTACAGCTGACCGGTGCAAATTAG